One genomic region from Frateuria soli encodes:
- a CDS encoding helix-turn-helix transcriptional regulator has translation MDRCDLRPALDALYGMDLAAPDWAPFLQSLASVFRSHVVAVQAHDPAQRHGQVSAAIGVEPGLLERYESLAGEHPWFERGSTVLVARGVADDRGLMAERELRATRFHAEFMQHARIGHGFALCMERGASGEVAVLTVNRDWAGGYYDQAELAAARRLLPHLQRVHALARRLGPPPGLARQFRQALDLMHDGVLLLGRSGRVLFANLAAQALQAQRLFRVQPDARVRLPWPADHRRLQRLLATLDDEASPAVMALHDRGGVLQGMLRLCSAAPMAAEQWAEPQACTIGFVKAVSLPVADPRALQWQWDFTPAEALLANRLLEGLSLSEAADSLGVTRNTVRTQLRALFDKTQTRRQADLVGRLLRLSHPNPGRVQEG, from the coding sequence ATGGACCGTTGCGATCTGCGACCCGCCCTCGATGCGTTGTACGGGATGGACCTGGCGGCACCGGACTGGGCGCCCTTCCTGCAGAGCCTGGCCAGCGTGTTCCGCTCGCACGTCGTCGCCGTGCAGGCGCACGACCCGGCGCAGCGCCATGGCCAGGTCAGCGCGGCGATCGGAGTCGAGCCGGGGCTGCTCGAGCGCTACGAGTCCCTGGCTGGGGAGCACCCCTGGTTCGAACGGGGATCGACCGTGCTGGTGGCGCGCGGCGTGGCCGATGACCGCGGCCTGATGGCGGAGCGGGAACTGCGGGCCACGCGCTTCCATGCCGAGTTCATGCAGCACGCGCGTATCGGCCATGGTTTCGCGCTGTGCATGGAACGCGGCGCATCCGGCGAGGTGGCGGTGCTTACCGTGAACCGCGACTGGGCCGGCGGCTACTACGACCAGGCCGAGCTTGCCGCCGCCCGCCGCCTGCTGCCGCACCTGCAGCGGGTACACGCGCTCGCGCGGCGTCTCGGGCCTCCGCCCGGCCTTGCGCGGCAGTTCCGGCAGGCGCTGGACCTGATGCACGATGGCGTGCTGCTGCTCGGCCGGTCCGGGCGTGTGCTGTTCGCCAACCTGGCGGCGCAGGCGCTGCAGGCGCAACGCCTGTTCCGCGTCCAGCCGGACGCCCGCGTGCGTCTTCCATGGCCGGCCGACCACCGCCGGCTGCAACGGCTCCTGGCGACGCTCGATGACGAGGCTTCCCCGGCGGTGATGGCGCTGCACGACCGCGGCGGCGTGCTGCAGGGCATGCTCCGGCTGTGCTCCGCCGCGCCCATGGCTGCCGAGCAGTGGGCCGAACCGCAGGCCTGCACCATCGGCTTCGTGAAAGCGGTCTCGCTGCCTGTCGCGGACCCGCGCGCGCTTCAGTGGCAATGGGACTTCACGCCGGCCGAGGCGCTGCTGGCCAATCGCCTGCTGGAGGGCCTGTCGCTGTCGGAGGCGGCCGACAGCCTCGGCGTCACGCGCAACACGGTGCGCACCCAGCTGCGCGCCCTGTTCGACAAGACGCAGACCCGCCGCCAGGCGGACCTGGTGGGCAGGCTGCTCAGGTTGTCCCATCCGAACCCGGGGCGCGTGCAGGAGGGCTGA
- a CDS encoding M14 family zinc carboxypeptidase: MRKALALLAAATLATNAPAATSADETLFFVTIHYASRAQLQEIASRFQHLAVNEKTHTIGVEATQEELDELRLDGFEASIDERATRRMRQSEANLPGRGPGIGPATIPGYSCYRTVEETYATMDQLAQAHPSLAEVVDIGPSWLENAVPGTGHRMRALELGNRAAGSASKPAMVVVASIHAREYTPAELLTRFAEGLVNGYGTDPEATWLLDNFRFHLVMQGNPDGRVKAESGLSWRKNVDDTNGNCSATSYGVDLNRNFPFLWHGAPGGSTGDACAGSYRGPSSLSEAESQALLRYVAGTPDPNGVYRGGALADRREDTTGSVAPADYQGLFLDLHSYSKAVMWPWSYTTGKPPNLAALRTFGRRLAWYNGYTPKQWSRLYLADGTDTDAMYGLLGAPSYTIEMGVAFFESCATFESSTLPKNLQALRFAARNLWAPYRYPSGPTTTRLSVSPTLVAAGTPVTISAALNDKRFSQSNGTEAVQAIRSAAAFLDQAPWADDASGHPMKPSDGRYDETIEPTTLRLATDGLAPGRHVVFVQGTDASGSAGTPQAVYFTVQ; this comes from the coding sequence ATGCGCAAGGCACTCGCACTTCTCGCGGCGGCCACGCTGGCCACGAACGCGCCGGCCGCGACATCGGCCGACGAGACGCTGTTCTTCGTCACGATTCATTACGCCAGCCGCGCGCAGCTGCAGGAAATCGCCTCTCGCTTCCAGCACCTGGCCGTCAACGAAAAGACGCACACGATCGGCGTGGAAGCGACACAGGAGGAACTGGACGAACTGCGCCTCGACGGCTTCGAGGCGTCGATCGACGAGCGCGCGACACGCCGCATGCGCCAGTCCGAGGCGAACTTGCCGGGGAGAGGTCCCGGCATCGGACCGGCCACCATTCCCGGCTACTCCTGCTACCGGACGGTCGAGGAAACCTACGCGACGATGGACCAGTTGGCGCAGGCGCATCCGTCGCTGGCGGAGGTCGTCGACATCGGCCCGAGCTGGCTGGAGAACGCGGTCCCGGGCACCGGCCACCGGATGCGCGCACTGGAACTGGGCAACCGCGCGGCCGGGTCGGCCAGCAAGCCGGCGATGGTGGTGGTCGCGTCGATCCACGCGCGCGAATACACCCCGGCCGAGCTGCTGACGCGTTTCGCCGAAGGCCTGGTCAACGGCTACGGGACCGATCCCGAAGCGACGTGGCTGCTGGACAACTTCCGTTTCCACCTCGTGATGCAGGGCAACCCCGATGGCCGGGTCAAGGCCGAGAGCGGGCTGTCCTGGCGCAAGAACGTCGACGACACCAACGGCAACTGCAGCGCGACCAGCTACGGCGTCGACCTCAACCGCAACTTTCCGTTCCTGTGGCACGGCGCGCCGGGCGGCTCCACCGGCGACGCCTGCGCCGGCTCCTATCGCGGCCCGTCGAGCCTGTCCGAAGCCGAATCGCAGGCGCTGCTGCGCTACGTTGCCGGCACGCCCGACCCGAACGGCGTGTACCGCGGCGGCGCGCTCGCCGACCGGCGCGAGGACACGACAGGCAGCGTCGCACCAGCCGATTACCAGGGCCTGTTCCTGGACCTGCACAGCTACAGCAAGGCGGTGATGTGGCCCTGGTCCTACACGACCGGCAAGCCGCCCAACCTCGCCGCCCTGCGGACGTTCGGCCGGCGACTGGCCTGGTACAACGGCTACACGCCCAAGCAGTGGTCGCGTCTGTACCTCGCGGACGGCACCGACACGGACGCGATGTACGGCCTGCTGGGCGCGCCGAGCTACACGATCGAGATGGGCGTGGCGTTCTTCGAGAGCTGCGCGACGTTCGAAAGCTCGACGCTGCCGAAGAACCTGCAGGCGCTGCGCTTCGCCGCGCGCAACCTCTGGGCGCCCTACCGCTACCCGTCCGGCCCGACCACCACCAGGCTGAGCGTGTCGCCAACGTTGGTCGCGGCGGGCACGCCGGTCACGATCAGCGCGGCGCTCAACGACAAGCGCTTCAGCCAGAGCAATGGCACCGAAGCCGTGCAGGCGATCCGCTCCGCCGCCGCCTTCCTCGACCAGGCGCCATGGGCCGACGACGCCAGCGGCCACCCCATGAAGCCCAGCGACGGCCGCTACGACGAAACCATCGAGCCGACCACCCTGCGCCTGGCCACTGACGGACTGGCACCAGGCCGCCACGTCGTCTTCGTGCAGGGCACCGATGCGAGCGGGAGCGCGGGCACACCGCAGGCGGTCTATTTCACCGTGCAGTAG